In Paenibacillus stellifer, the DNA window CTTGTAGAACACATTCTGCACAAAACCGGTCGTATCCCTGACGAAATTCTCCGGCCAGGAGAGCGATTTTCGGGTTCCGAGGGAGAAGCCCATGACCACAATGAACAGCACCAGCGTAATTAACAGTATGAACAGCCGTTTGTTGCTTAACAGCTTAAACAGTTTCAACACCCTCTAACAACCGTTTTCTCTCCCGCTAAAGAAGTCTCCGTTCGTCCTCCGTCAATTCAATTACCGCTTGGAGCGAGATCCGCTGCCCCGGGTCTTGAACAGATGGATATTCTCCAAGGCTTTGCCTGTGCCAACCGCCACGCAGTCCAGCGGGTTCTCCGCCACGATGACAGGCATGCCGGTCTCGCGGGCCAGAAGCTTATCCAGGTTGCGCAGCAGCGCGCCGCCGCCCGTCAGCACGATGCCGCGGTCCATAATGTCAGCCGCAAGCTCCGGCGGGCATTTCTCAAGCGTTACCTTGACCGCTTCGATAATGGCGTTCACCGTGTCGTTCAGCGCTTCGGAAATCTCGTCCGAGGTAATGGTCAGCGTCTTGGGAAGACCGGTTACGAGGTCGCGGCCGCGAATTTCCATCGTCTCCGCCTTCTCCAGCGGCAGCGCGGAGCCGATGTCCATCTTGAGCTGCTCAGCCGTACGTTCCCCAACCATCAGGTTGTACTGGCGCTTGACGTACTGGATGATCGACTCGTCCATTTCATCGCCGGCCACGCGCACCGAACGGCTTGTTACAATGCCCCCGAGCGAAATGACAGCGACCTCCGTCGTGCCCCCGCCGATGTCGACGACCATGCTGCCCGTCGGTTCCCATACCGGCAGATCGGCGCCGATCGCTGCGGCGAACGGTTCCTCGATGATGTAAGCTTCGCGCGCGCCCGCCTGCTTCGTTGCATCCTCAACGGCGCGCTGCTCTACCGCCGTGATGCCGGATGGCACGCATACCATCACATTCGGATGGCGCTGGAACATGGAGCGCTGCTTCTGCGCCTGGCGGATGAAGTATTTGATCATCGTTGCAGTTGTGTCAAAATCGGCGATAACGCCATCCTTCATCGGACGGATCGCGCGGATGTTGCCCGGCGTGCGGCCGATCATTTTTTTGGCGGATTCGCCTACGGCTTCTATAGACTTCGTATCGGTACGGATTGCCACTACGGAAGGTTCCCGAACCACAATTCCTTTTCCGCGGACATATACCAGTGTATTCGCTGTTCCCAGGTCAATTCCCAAATCTTTTGTAAAACCACCCAACATGCTGTAAACTCCCTTTCCTGTCAAAGTGCTTCATTCATTTTTAAGTGCATCGTTCATTTTAAAGAATGCTACATCAAGCCTTTTTCCTTCATACTTACAAATTCACTGTCTCCGATAATGAGATGATCCAGCACGTCGATGCCGACGATTTCGCCTGCTTCGAGCAGTCTCCGGGTCAGGGAAATATCCTCCGGACTCGGCGTCGGATCACCGCTTGGATGATTATGCGCACATATAATGGAAGCGCTGCTGCATTTAATGGCCGCCCGAAACACCTCTCTGGGATGGACAATCGAAGCGTTCAGGCTTCCCATCGACAGCGTCTCCTGCGCGATCACATGATTTTTGGTGTTCAGAAAGAGACAGACGAAATGCTCTTTCTGCAAATAGCGAAGCTGCTCGGTGAGGATGGCGGCCGCGTCATGCGGACTGCGGATGATGACCGCCCGGTCCATCCGGCTGATCGCCATTCTCCTTCCAAGCTCAATGCCGGCTTTCAGCTGCACGGCCTTGGCGGGACCGATGCCTTTCATTTGCGTCAGTTCTTCAATGCTAAGGTCGTACAGGCCGCGGATGCCGCCCGCCTCTCCCAATATGCGCTGCGCCATATGAATCGCCGATTCCCGGCGGGTTCCCGTTCGCAGCAGAATAGCCAGCAGCTCGGCCTGGCTCAGTGATTCCGCCCCATAATGCATCATGCGTTCTCTCGGTCGTTCTTCATGGGGAAGGTCTCGCAGCATAAACGTTGACGATTCCATCCCGTACTCTTCCTTTCAGCCTTTATGTATCCAGACGGCTGCATGAGAATCAAATTGTGAAAAAAACTCTTGCCCGGCCGTGATTAGGCCGAAATTCCTCAGGTGTCGCCATTTTCCTACACACCCTCAATTATTATACGGGGAAAGCCAGTGCAATACAAATAGAAATGAAGCCCGGAATGGATTACCAATCGGTGAACCAGGAGCCGCTGGCGATATCTGATTACAAAAGAAGACCTCCTCCAGCCTTGCGGCCTTCAGAAGTCTTCTTGGCATACTCTATTAGTTGCGGCTTGTCAAAAAGGGCTTATGCCGAACCGGGACAGCATCTCGTACAGCAGGTTCAACGGCAAGCCCATTACGCTGTAAAAATCGCCTTCCATCTCTTCGATAAACACCGATCCGATGCCTTGAATGCCGTAGGAGCCAGCCTTGTCCATCGGCTCCCCCGTAGCGATATAGCTAGTGATCTCGGCGCTCGTCATCGGGCGGAATGTGACCCTGCTCTCCGTATAGCCCGCAATTGCTAGCGGCCCATTACCCCCGGCCCCCGGAATCACCGCATACTGGCCCAATCTCCCGAATGGAAGCGGTGTGATAGTGCCGCCATTCCCATTTCCCAATCCTGGGGGAACAGCTTCCTCCGTATCCGCCAGATCTACCGGAGCTTGAGGAGCCGTCTTCCATACATCCTCGGGAAGCGCTCCGATCCGTTCTCCCGCCTGCCCTGCACGCACACAGGCCAATCCGGTAAAGACGGAATGCGACCTTCCCTGAAGGGAGGCCAGCATATCTCTCGCCTCCGAGTCGTCCCGGGGCTTGCCGAGCACACGCCCATCCAGCACGACGATCGTATCGCTGCCGACCACGACAGCAGGCTTGCTCCCGGCCTGCGGAAGCACAGCTTCCGCCTTGCGCAGCGCAAGCGTGCTCACGATATAATCGGGCGTCCAGCCGGGCTGAAAGCTCTCGTCCGCGTCGCTTGGAATCACCTTCAGCGGAAGCCCGAGCAGGGACAGCAGCTCCCGGCGTCTCGGCGAACCGGAAGCTAGAATAATCGGGGTTATCCCGCCGTTCATTTCGGTCACAGCCTTCCAACATCCTTTCCCGGTATCCGGCGGCCGGTCTATTTTCTGCGGTACAGCCACACGGCCACGATAATGCCGGCGAGACTTAGTATGCAGAGTTTCAATTGAATGGTTACGTCATACATCAGGATATCCAGATCGGCCTGCGGCGACCATTTGATCAAGGTGGACTTCGTCAAAAAAGACAAGCTCTTGACCGGCTCCAGCAGCTTGGCGACCCACGCTCCTGCCAGCCAGCCCAAAATGATATAGAGCACAAGAATTCCTGCATTTTTCCTCTTCATCGACCGTCTTCCCTCACCCATTGTGACATCCACCCTATTATAAAGTCAAAACGGAGAGGAGCACAACGCAAAATCCGGCGAGGCTCGGATGCGCCCCGCCGGATGTTTCAGTTGATGTAAGCCATTCAGCCAAGCTGCCTGATCAGCTGGCCAACCGGCTGTGTGATTCAATTAAGTCCACAGGCCCTGCAATGTGATTAGCGGATCTCCATCACCGCCAGCAGCTTCTGTTGTCCGCTCAGCATGTCCAGCATGGAAGACTGAATCTCCCAGAGCAGGCCGTCCGCCATGCTCTTCTGATATTCGTTCATGGCGGAGATGCCGCGGCTTACAGCCGCCTCCATCTCCTTCGCCGCCGCCTGCCCTTCCGCAGGAAGCCCCGCTTCCAGCGCCTTGATATCCTGGCTCCACTGCATATGGAGATCGCTGATGCCCGCGGCATCAGCGGCGGCCCCTCCGCCAAGCAGCGAGGCGGAGAGCGAGCTCAGCCCGCCCAGCAACCGGCCGCTGTCGTCGAAATACCGGGAGACCGCGTCCGCGTCTCCCCCAAACGAGAGGCGGCTCTCGGCGGGCAGCGTGAGCTCCTTCAGATAAGGCTCGATTCCCTGAGCCTTCAGCAAGGCCGCGAGCTGCTCCGCCTGCCCGCGGTCGGCGGACAAGCCGGCGTAGACACGGTTGTCGCCGGCGGCAAAGATGCCGGCGGCAAGCCCGGCATCCGCCAGCTCCTTCTTCGCCTGCTCCGCGCCCTGCGGCGTGCTGAACACGCCGTACTGGAGCAGGTAGTAGGTTTGGGCCGGCACCTGGACGGAGACGGCGGAGGCCGCCGCCCCTCCGGCTGCGCTCTGCTCGATGCCGGCTTGCGGCGAAGCCGGATCGGCGGTGTTCCCCGTATGGCCGCCGCCCAAATAATGCAGCGCTGCGTAGCCCAGCATTAGTCCGATGGCAAGCGCGCCCGCCACCGACACCGGAAACCGCCACCAGGACGACGGTCTTTGGGAGGTATAGTAGCCCCCGCCGTCATCCTCGCCGGCGCTCCACAGCGGATAATCATCCTCTCCCGGCGAATGCGCCGGAGTGCCGGGTTCATCTCCCCGATACAGCTGGGAGCCATAATCGAAATCGGCATAGCTTCCGCCCGCGCCGGAATTCGGGGCGGACTCCGC includes these proteins:
- the radC gene encoding RadC family protein; amino-acid sequence: MESSTFMLRDLPHEERPRERMMHYGAESLSQAELLAILLRTGTRRESAIHMAQRILGEAGGIRGLYDLSIEELTQMKGIGPAKAVQLKAGIELGRRMAISRMDRAVIIRSPHDAAAILTEQLRYLQKEHFVCLFLNTKNHVIAQETLSMGSLNASIVHPREVFRAAIKCSSASIICAHNHPSGDPTPSPEDISLTRRLLEAGEIVGIDVLDHLIIGDSEFVSMKEKGLM
- a CDS encoding SPOR domain-containing protein, coding for MNSGRMTFRFDNGKIRSDDHQPESGTKETDAEVPEENKREPRGELYSLEQARLAAGGRTRQDGRAPQNPGRTAREYRLEELEHAYNQRKKERKPTGSYPEFPEPIHDEADWRESEESRFPSAGNRPPSFGDAYLQPRRSEDAAESAPNSGAGGSYADFDYGSQLYRGDEPGTPAHSPGEDDYPLWSAGEDDGGGYYTSQRPSSWWRFPVSVAGALAIGLMLGYAALHYLGGGHTGNTADPASPQAGIEQSAAGGAAASAVSVQVPAQTYYLLQYGVFSTPQGAEQAKKELADAGLAAGIFAAGDNRVYAGLSADRGQAEQLAALLKAQGIEPYLKELTLPAESRLSFGGDADAVSRYFDDSGRLLGGLSSLSASLLGGGAAADAAGISDLHMQWSQDIKALEAGLPAEGQAAAKEMEAAVSRGISAMNEYQKSMADGLLWEIQSSMLDMLSGQQKLLAVMEIR
- a CDS encoding DUF4321 domain-containing protein; protein product: MKRKNAGILVLYIILGWLAGAWVAKLLEPVKSLSFLTKSTLIKWSPQADLDILMYDVTIQLKLCILSLAGIIVAVWLYRRK
- a CDS encoding rod shape-determining protein, whose product is MLGGFTKDLGIDLGTANTLVYVRGKGIVVREPSVVAIRTDTKSIEAVGESAKKMIGRTPGNIRAIRPMKDGVIADFDTTATMIKYFIRQAQKQRSMFQRHPNVMVCVPSGITAVEQRAVEDATKQAGAREAYIIEEPFAAAIGADLPVWEPTGSMVVDIGGGTTEVAVISLGGIVTSRSVRVAGDEMDESIIQYVKRQYNLMVGERTAEQLKMDIGSALPLEKAETMEIRGRDLVTGLPKTLTITSDEISEALNDTVNAIIEAVKVTLEKCPPELAADIMDRGIVLTGGGALLRNLDKLLARETGMPVIVAENPLDCVAVGTGKALENIHLFKTRGSGSRSKR
- a CDS encoding Maf family protein; translation: MNGGITPIILASGSPRRRELLSLLGLPLKVIPSDADESFQPGWTPDYIVSTLALRKAEAVLPQAGSKPAVVVGSDTIVVLDGRVLGKPRDDSEARDMLASLQGRSHSVFTGLACVRAGQAGERIGALPEDVWKTAPQAPVDLADTEEAVPPGLGNGNGGTITPLPFGRLGQYAVIPGAGGNGPLAIAGYTESRVTFRPMTSAEITSYIATGEPMDKAGSYGIQGIGSVFIEEMEGDFYSVMGLPLNLLYEMLSRFGISPF